The genomic region TTAATCCACAGGGAGAACAAATAAGACCATACATATGTTATCGTTTTGTTATAATAATGAGACACAAACACAAAATAAGACCAGACGTGTTAGCTTTGTTTACTGGGGACCGGGCGTATTAATTCGTAGGGAGAACAAACTGAACTGAAACTGTAAATGACACCATCTGCTAAAGTCACATGACCAAGTTCATCTAATATGCCATGAAAATAGAATAAAAGAAGTAGGAATACTAGTTTGCTAATTATCAGAACCAGACTGAACATCGCCTCAGTGAGGGTTTGAAATGTAATTTGTAAGCTTACAGGGTTGGATAGCACCAAAAATCAGCATGAACTGTGCAAAATAGCCAAATCGATTTCTTATAAACTACACTTCTGGTAGAAGTGCAAGAATTCAGCATCTAAGATAGAACAAAAACTAGAAGCCACACAAATGATCAAATTGCATTAGTGAGGAGTTGAAGACTGTTCAGGAGAACAACGAGTCGCTCCTTCAAATCTTGTTTGCACAGCAACCAACTAACTGGTAAACAAGTCTAAATACAGAAAGCTTAGTGTTCGCGCAGAAGTGACCATGTTTTGCAGCATGCTGAAGAGGATAATGGCCTGAATTGGCTGGCTTATTCGGATCGCCCCCCTTGTCCAGAAGGTACCTCATAACATGCATTCTTCCATCCGCTGCAGCAGCAGCCAAAGCAGTTACACCTGCCAATATAAAATCACAAACAAGTAACTAGTGCTTCTTAGAGTATCTGAAACTGATGCGCTGAATTTTACTGAAATATACACACAAACTGAAAGATGGCGCACACTAGCAACATTGCGAAATCGAGCATAACCGTAACAAGAACACGGAATCAACCAGCACGGAGAAAGCGCGCGCATACCGGCTTGGCTGCCAGCATTGACATCGAAGCCCAGCTCCTCCACCATGCACCTGACGGCGTCCAGTTTCCCCAAGCGTGCCGCGGTCTGGAAAGGGCCCGCGCCGACGAGACACACATCGGCAAGCCAGGCCATCCCCTTGGCGTCCCTGCCGCTCGCCAGCTCTTCAATACAACACGGAGAAATCTGATGTGAGAGACATGGACGGCGGCGCTACATTGCAGAGCGAAAGGAGCAGACGCACGCGCGGACCGCCCCGTCCATTCCCCCCAAACCAAAACCCTAGCAGACGCGAGGCGGCattggagggagggagggggcggcgcgcgGGCAGACGGTTGACGGATTGGATCGAGGGGGAGGTCGCTCACCCCTGAGGCGGGGAAGGTCGCCCTGGAAGGCCGCGTCGAAGAAGGCCATCTGCGGCGAGCCCTCGCTCGGGAGGCGTGGGTACCCGCCGTACGGACGGTCGCGTCGAATGGCTCTCTCGAAGCCGAGCGCAACTCTAAAGTCTGCGCACTCCATTGCCGCCGGCGACGGGCTGTGCCGCCTCGAACCGCCGTCGCTTTGCCGCCGCCTCGGAGAGTCGAGAGTTGTGGGGGTTTGGGAAGCAGAAGAAGCGGCGACGAATATTGAAGTCGCTCCAAAGGACCAAAATGCAGAGGACCACCTCGTGCGCATTCTCCTAGAACAACAAACGGCCCATTCACTTTACAAAAATTTCaaatcaaaaggaatatgaaaagTAAAGATTAGGATGCAATAtattttatccccccccccccccctccatggcAACTACGGAAAACCTTTCTCCCCTCGATCTCCGTCGGGGAGCCCGTGGATTCGCCTCCCGTCCGCCTGCCGCTCCGGCGGCTAGTGTCGGGAGGGGATTTCTGGTGTCTCGGCTTCTGTTAGTAGATAGGTAGGGTTTTTAGCGTAGTGGTGTCGTTTGGACGAATGCGGCGCTTGTTTTTCGAGTCAGTCTTCTGGCTTCCGACCCTCCTCAAGTTTGTCCATTGGAACGGATTAGACGGAGTTTTAGCGTAAATTCCTACCGGCTTCTCAGGGCAGAGAGATTAGGGTTTTTCGTCGTGCGTACGCAACGGCACTATTTGATGTCAGGTTCTTTAGATCAATTAAGGATTCAAAGGCGATGACCACGGCTCCAagcgctggtccttaggggcatgtGCACGAAGATTCCTCGACAATCATCGACAAGGTTAGTCCAGCTCCGGCATGGGAGCCGCGACAACGGCACGTTGGCGACTCGTTTTGACGGCGGAAATGATCGTTCCATGGTCTATGAATCTCGATGTGATTTTTATTATGTTTTTAGGTGCTTTTGTACTTCCGATGAATTTTTAGAataaatctgatccttttcataAGAAAAATTAGGATGCCTGCCTCCTCCCATCCTTAGAAATTTTTCAAGTACGTTGATTTAAATATCTCCATGAGTTTCTAGATATAGaccttttagatatttcaatataaaTTACATCGCACGATGTataagacatattttagagtgtatattcactcatttttcttGTATGTACTTGTATTGGAATCTCTAAGAGGGCTCAGACCGATCTCAAATGCCCGGACCGACTGGCGCGTTCGCCACATCGTATCCGGCCCAAATTGGCCCACCCGACCTCACATATATTCATCCCCAACTGTTTCCTGGACCAAACCCTAGTCATTACACTCCATTCAACCCCACCAACCAAACGCCCGGCtgtccggcacccctcatatctagcccaaatattGGGCGGCCCGGGCACGTCCTCCATGTCAGCCTGGCCCACCACCGACCCCACGTTGTCCCCATAAAAAATCCCAATTCGTCCCCTCTCCGAACCATAGCTCACTCCACTGTCCTCTCTTGCTCcgtcccctcctctcccctccccaatTCTGATCGAATCCTACGAGATGTCGAGCTCCGGCAGCCACTTGGGCTCCGACCTCTACGAGGAGCTGGCCACGGATAGTGAGTGaggttttttttttgtagtgccatttGATATTCTGATTGATGCCGGCTCGTGAGTATAGAGAGGCAATGCTTCTAACTTGATCAGTGAAAACGAACTGTTGTACACAGGATCACAAACTGATAGCGTCATAGTGTGATGCATCGTACAAACGAAATTCTGATTTCTGAGAGCTCTAGCACATCATGAGCCATAAGATCATACATACCGAGTACATTTGACGATAAATAGGATGACAGATAGCTGCTAATATCGGTGATAGCTAGGCTAACAGATAGCTGCCAGTTTTGGTGATAAAACTGGACCAAGTTGCAATGGAAGTGGTCATTGCAAACGGTGCAATTGAAAAAGCAATCTCACAGTCTCACAGCTACAGTGTACATTTCCTCAATATTGTGTGAAATTCAGTCAAATCCATAGTGATGCAAGCGGTGGCTGGCTGTGGCTTAGTACAATCCCCTACGTACGTTGTTGGAGCAGCTCAACGGGTGTTGCGGCCACGCCCTTTGCGTGCCTGTTTTTCTCTAGCTGGATGGCTTGaagcattttctctttttttggccatGTCATCCTTTTTCATCGCCTCAACTGCCTCCCTGCAACCAGGGAAAAAACAAAACTGGTTTGTCAGCCCTTCAATTTAGGCATCAATTATATTTTACCCTCACAAACACAAGCATTTCAattcaagaaacaaaggaggagttGGAGTTTCCTTCTTATTAGAAAAGGCTGAAACATAATTTAGGAGCTTACTGCAATACTTTCTCCATCTCGGTGTTTCCAGGGTCCAGTTTCAGTCCGGCCTCGAATGCGTCACATGCTTCTTTGTACTCCTAAAGATGGACAGCTAGGCAAATTATACGAGTGGAGGCGATGGCATACACACACAAGTGCAGATCAGGAAACTAGAATTCTCACCTTGAACGACATGAGAGCAGCTCCTTTCCTGTAGTAACCTTTTAACCATTCGGGCCGCAGTTTTATGCAGGTGTTAGCATCACGCAATGCCTTACCTGCTTCAGTCATTTGCAGGTAGCAAAGGCTCCTGTTTGCGTACAGCGTCGCATCACTAGGGTCCAGCTCAATTGCCTGCATATCAGCAATAAAATACAGGTTAACAGGACAATAGTGATTCCAAGTATATCAGCAATAACATACAGGTTAACAAGACAATACTGATTCCAAGTATATCAGCAATGACA from Triticum aestivum cultivar Chinese Spring chromosome 4A, IWGSC CS RefSeq v2.1, whole genome shotgun sequence harbors:
- the LOC123087292 gene encoding protein STIP1 homolog encodes the protein MDEQDDKNTKAELKLCGDIAVKRKNYRGASAFYSEAIELDPSDATLYANRSLCYLQMTEAGKALRDANTCIKLRPEWLKGYYRKGAALMSFKEYKEACDAFEAGLKLDPGNTEMEKVLQEAVEAMKKDDMAKKRENASSHPAREKQARKGRGRNTR